In one Brevibacterium sp. CBA3109 genomic region, the following are encoded:
- a CDS encoding zinc-dependent metalloprotease, with product MIVDEKFAARTARELVPAARVPNTDELDELVAGLKDNALTAQELVVDSFLLNPDHADDVRTRLGAGSVLVLDQIGWIKANAQSLNGMVDADALPAPVGPGAARAAAVELAGVLSLLSTRVLGQFDPFAVATGRLMFVAPAVLLAEEAMNVSARDFRMWVALHEATHQVQFATAPWLREHMRSLLSQVVATPLKAPGIRGLADVFSTVGQIVKGEASMVDLIRDEGMRSALDEATAILSLLEGHADVVMDEVGIEVIPSVAKLRRKFEARRDAGQGGFLSNLLGMNLKLAQYRDGATFVRAIRKEVGQTGFSAIYASPENLPKSEEIHTPSLWLDRVHG from the coding sequence ATGATCGTCGATGAGAAGTTCGCCGCCCGCACAGCCCGGGAGCTCGTCCCCGCAGCGCGCGTGCCCAACACCGATGAACTCGACGAGCTCGTCGCCGGACTCAAGGACAATGCGCTGACGGCGCAGGAGCTCGTCGTCGACTCGTTCCTCCTCAACCCTGACCATGCCGATGATGTGCGAACACGCCTGGGTGCCGGCTCCGTGCTCGTGCTTGATCAGATCGGCTGGATCAAGGCCAACGCCCAGTCGCTCAACGGCATGGTCGACGCGGACGCTCTGCCCGCACCCGTCGGCCCGGGGGCGGCGAGGGCGGCCGCCGTGGAACTGGCAGGTGTGCTCTCGCTGCTGTCCACGCGAGTCCTGGGCCAGTTCGACCCCTTCGCGGTGGCCACGGGCCGTCTGATGTTCGTTGCCCCGGCAGTCCTCCTTGCCGAGGAGGCCATGAACGTCTCTGCCCGCGACTTCCGTATGTGGGTGGCCCTGCACGAGGCGACGCATCAGGTTCAGTTCGCCACCGCACCCTGGTTGCGTGAGCACATGCGCTCTCTCCTGTCCCAGGTGGTTGCGACCCCGCTCAAGGCGCCTGGGATCCGCGGCCTCGCCGACGTCTTCTCCACTGTGGGCCAGATCGTCAAGGGTGAGGCGAGCATGGTCGACCTGATCAGAGACGAGGGGATGCGCAGCGCACTCGACGAGGCTACGGCGATCCTCAGTCTGCTCGAAGGGCACGCAGATGTGGTCATGGACGAGGTCGGCATCGAAGTGATCCCGAGCGTGGCGAAGCTGCGACGCAAGTTCGAAGCCCGCCGAGACGCCGGTCAGGGCGGATTCCTGTCGAATCTGCTGGGCATGAACCTCAAACTTGCCCAGTACCGCGACGGCGCCACCTTCGTCCGCGCCATCCGCAAGGAAGTCGGACAGACCGGTTTCTCCGCCATCTATGCCAGCCCGGAGAACCTGCCGAAGAGCGAGGAGATCCACACCCCGAGCCTGTGGTTGGACCGTGTCCACGGCTGA